The window CATCGTTATCTTCTCTAGCTCTATCCAAGATTCGTTTCTTCCTAGTATTATTTTTCTCGCAAACCCTAACGtactttctcttctttctcttgCTAGTAACATCCAAGTTCTTGCTATTAAGGATAGACTCACAGGAATCCGAATCTCCGTTCACCGGTTTTGGAGCAATCGGCCTGAATTTGAGCATTATCCGATTGATTATTGTCTTATCGTATACACCCCCGGAGCATTTTACCATGCTCCAATGA of the Gossypium hirsutum isolate 1008001.06 unplaced genomic scaffold, Gossypium_hirsutum_v2.1 scaffold_468, whole genome shotgun sequence genome contains:
- the LOC121226825 gene encoding uncharacterized protein encodes the protein MEGGNHWSMVKCSGGVYDKTIINRIMLKFRPIAPKPVNGDSDSCESILNSKNLDVTSKRKKRKYVRVCEKNNTRKKRILDRAREDNDGNKGFVTLQLMPEKADLNKPIVVERSWDVVDDDDLDSGPSFRS